One segment of Setaria viridis chromosome 4, Setaria_viridis_v4.0, whole genome shotgun sequence DNA contains the following:
- the LOC117852809 gene encoding subtilisin-like serine-protease S isoform X2: MASSPGRAVFFLVPFLVLLGDLHCCSGSQVYVVYMGKGLQGDSDLQHDTRRLHYQMLAAVHDGSLEKAQASHVYTYSSGFQGFAAKLNKEQAMKLAEMPGVFSVFPNTKRRLHTTHSWDFMGLSTNAEGEVPGLSTKNQENVIVGFIDTGIWPESPSFSDHGMPPIPKRWRGQCQRGEANSPSNFTCNRKIIGGRYYLNGYQTEEGDSSKNAIKFISPRDSSGHGSHTASIAAGRFVRNMNYGGLGTGGGRGGAPMSRIAAYKACWDSGCYDVDILAAFDDAIRDGVDIISVSLGPDYPQDDYFRDAISIGSFHATSNGILVVSSAGNAGRQGSATNLAPWMLTVAAGTTDRSFVSYIRLENGTFIMGESLSTYHMKTSVRTIPASEANAGYFTPYQSSFCLDSSLNRTKARGKILICRRTGGSSESRLSTSMIVKEAGAAGMILIDEMGDHVATHFAVPGTAVGKEMGDKILSYIKSTRHASTKILPAKTIIRLRYGPRVAAFSSRGPSSLTPEILKPDVAAPGLNILAAWSPAKKNMHFNILSGTSMACPHVTGIAALVKSVYPSWNPSAIKSAIMTTATVLDKKRRTIATDPDGKAATPFDFGSGFMDPIKALNPGVIFDAQPEDYRSFLCAISHDDHSLHLITGDNGTCTHRTSSSATALNYPSITIPHLKRSYSVTRTMTNVGNPRSIYRAVVSAPRGINVTVTPEVLNFENYGAKKTFTVSFHVNVPPRGYVFGSLSWHGNGRGAHLTMPLVVKVQTSDKA; this comes from the exons ATGGCTTCTTCTCCCGGCAGAGCCGTGTTCTTCCTCGTGCCCTTTCTGGTGCTACTAGGTGACCTCCACTGCTGTTCTGGTTCTCAG GTGTATGTGGTTTACATGGGCAAGGGGTTGCAGGGCGACAGTGATCTTCAACACGACACCAGGAGGCTTCACTACCAGATGCTGGCTGCTGTTCACGATGGAAG CTTGGAGAAGGCACAGGCATCGCATGTCTACACTTACAGCAGCGGTTTCCAAGGATTCGCGGCCAAACTGAACAAAGAACAAGCCATGAAATTAGCCG AGATGCCTGGTGTCTTCTCGGTGTTCCCAAACACAAAGAGGAGACTGCACACCACCCATTCGTGGGATTTCATGGGCTTGTCCACCAATGCAGAGGGTGAGGTCCCTGGATTGTCTACCAAGAACCAGGAGAATGTCATTGTTGGGTTCATTGACACAG GAATTTGGCCAGAATCCCCTAGTTTCAGTGATCATGGGATGCCTCCAATTCCTAAAAGATGGAGAGGGCAATGCCAAAGAGGAGAGGCAAATTCACCATCTAATTTCACCTGTAACAG GAAGATCATAGGAGGTAGGTATTACCTCAATGGATACCAAACAGAAGAGGGCGATTCAAGTAAAAACGCCATCAAATTCATATCTCCAAGAGATAGCTCAGGGCATGGCAGCCATACTGCCTCAATAGCAGCTGGAAGATTTGTCAGAAACATGAATTATGGAGGTTTGGGCacaggaggaggccggggaggagctCCCATGTCAAGGATTGCTGCCTATAAGGCCTGCTGGGATTCTGGATGTTACGATGTCGACATTCTTGCAGCATTTGATGATGCCATCAGAGATGGTGTTGACATTATATCTGTGTCTCTAGGCCCAGACTATCCTCAGGATGACTATTTCAGGGATGCCATATCCATCGGCTCATTCCATGCAACAAGCAATGGAATACTGGTTGTTTCTTCTGCAGGGAATGCTGGGAGACAGGGCTCAGCAACTAACCTTGCACCATGGATGCTCACAGTAGCTGCAGGAACAACCGATAGATCCTTTGTCTCATATATCAGACTGGAAAATGGCACCTTCATAATG GGTGAGAGCTTGAGTACGTACCACATGAAAACTTCTGTTAGAACTATTCCGGCTTCAGAAGCCAATGCGGGCTATTTCACCCCCTACCAATCCAG CTTTTGTCTGGACAGCTCTTTAAATAGGACCAAGGCCAGAGGAAAGATTCTTATTTGCCGCCGTACTGGAGGCTCCTCTGAATCTCGCCTATCAACGAGTATGATTGTTAAGGAAGCTGGTGCAGCTGGGATGATTCTCATTGATGAGATGGGGGATCATGTTGCTACTCACTTTGCTGTTCCTGGAACTGCTGTTGGGAAAGAAATGGGTGACAAAATTCTTTCTTACATCAAGAGTACGAG GCATGCCAGTACAAAGATCTTGCCAGCAAAGACGATCATAAGGTTGAGATATGGACCACGGGTAGCAGCATTCTCTTCAAGAGGTCCAAGTTCATTAACACCTGAGATTCTCAAG CCGGATGTCGCTGCTCCTGGGCTGAACATCTTGGCAGCTTGGTCTCCTGCTAAGAAGAACATGCACTTCAATATTCTATCAGGAACTTCCATGGCATGTCCTCATGTCACAGGAATAGCGGCACTAGTCAAAAGTGTATATCCATCATGGAATCCTTCAGCCATCAAATCAGCAATCATGACAACAG CAACTGTACTGGATAAGAAAAGAAGAACCATAGCCACGGACCCTGATGGAAAGGCTGCAACCCCCTTCGACTTCGGCTCGGGTTTCATGGATCCCATCAAAGCTCTGAACCCAGGGGTCATATTTGATGCACAACCTGAAGATTACAGGTCATTCTTATGTGCTATAAGCCATGACGACCACTCCTTGCATCTAATAACCGGAGACAACGGTACCTGCACCCACAGAACCTCCTCTTCTGCTACTGCTCTGAACTACCCATCAATTACCATACCACACCTGAAGAGGAGCTACTCAGTTACTCGAACTATGACAAATGTGGGCAATCCAAGGAGCATTTACCGTGCTGTGGTGTCTGCTCCTCGAGGCATCAACGTAACAGTGACACCAGAAGTTTTAAACTTTGAGAACTACGGTGCAAAGAAGACTTTCACAGTTAGCTTCCATGTGAATGTGCCTCCTCGAGGTTATGTTTTCGGCTCTTTATCTTGGCATGGAAACGGAAGAGGTGCTCATCTGACGATGCCCTTGGTAGTGAAAGTTCAAACTTCTGACAAGGCTTGA
- the LOC117852809 gene encoding subtilisin-like serine-protease S isoform X1, protein MDVNFRCMWFTWARGCRATVIFNTTPGGFTTRCWLLFTMEGPWKKNHIHSLAVDITLASSGVISLTGCFVSLHSLEKAQASHVYTYSSGFQGFAAKLNKEQAMKLAEMPGVFSVFPNTKRRLHTTHSWDFMGLSTNAEGEVPGLSTKNQENVIVGFIDTGIWPESPSFSDHGMPPIPKRWRGQCQRGEANSPSNFTCNRKIIGGRYYLNGYQTEEGDSSKNAIKFISPRDSSGHGSHTASIAAGRFVRNMNYGGLGTGGGRGGAPMSRIAAYKACWDSGCYDVDILAAFDDAIRDGVDIISVSLGPDYPQDDYFRDAISIGSFHATSNGILVVSSAGNAGRQGSATNLAPWMLTVAAGTTDRSFVSYIRLENGTFIMGESLSTYHMKTSVRTIPASEANAGYFTPYQSSFCLDSSLNRTKARGKILICRRTGGSSESRLSTSMIVKEAGAAGMILIDEMGDHVATHFAVPGTAVGKEMGDKILSYIKSTRHASTKILPAKTIIRLRYGPRVAAFSSRGPSSLTPEILKPDVAAPGLNILAAWSPAKKNMHFNILSGTSMACPHVTGIAALVKSVYPSWNPSAIKSAIMTTATVLDKKRRTIATDPDGKAATPFDFGSGFMDPIKALNPGVIFDAQPEDYRSFLCAISHDDHSLHLITGDNGTCTHRTSSSATALNYPSITIPHLKRSYSVTRTMTNVGNPRSIYRAVVSAPRGINVTVTPEVLNFENYGAKKTFTVSFHVNVPPRGYVFGSLSWHGNGRGAHLTMPLVVKVQTSDKA, encoded by the exons ATGGATGTCAACTTCAGGTGTATGTGGTTTACATGGGCAAGGGGTTGCAGGGCGACAGTGATCTTCAACACGACACCAGGAGGCTTCACTACCAGATGCTGGCTGCTGTTCACGATGGAAGGTCcgtggaaaaaaaatcatatccaTTCCTTAGCTGTCGATATCACTCTAGCTTCCAGTGGAGTTATAAGCTTGACTGGTTGCTTCGTCTCTCTCCACAGCTTGGAGAAGGCACAGGCATCGCATGTCTACACTTACAGCAGCGGTTTCCAAGGATTCGCGGCCAAACTGAACAAAGAACAAGCCATGAAATTAGCCG AGATGCCTGGTGTCTTCTCGGTGTTCCCAAACACAAAGAGGAGACTGCACACCACCCATTCGTGGGATTTCATGGGCTTGTCCACCAATGCAGAGGGTGAGGTCCCTGGATTGTCTACCAAGAACCAGGAGAATGTCATTGTTGGGTTCATTGACACAG GAATTTGGCCAGAATCCCCTAGTTTCAGTGATCATGGGATGCCTCCAATTCCTAAAAGATGGAGAGGGCAATGCCAAAGAGGAGAGGCAAATTCACCATCTAATTTCACCTGTAACAG GAAGATCATAGGAGGTAGGTATTACCTCAATGGATACCAAACAGAAGAGGGCGATTCAAGTAAAAACGCCATCAAATTCATATCTCCAAGAGATAGCTCAGGGCATGGCAGCCATACTGCCTCAATAGCAGCTGGAAGATTTGTCAGAAACATGAATTATGGAGGTTTGGGCacaggaggaggccggggaggagctCCCATGTCAAGGATTGCTGCCTATAAGGCCTGCTGGGATTCTGGATGTTACGATGTCGACATTCTTGCAGCATTTGATGATGCCATCAGAGATGGTGTTGACATTATATCTGTGTCTCTAGGCCCAGACTATCCTCAGGATGACTATTTCAGGGATGCCATATCCATCGGCTCATTCCATGCAACAAGCAATGGAATACTGGTTGTTTCTTCTGCAGGGAATGCTGGGAGACAGGGCTCAGCAACTAACCTTGCACCATGGATGCTCACAGTAGCTGCAGGAACAACCGATAGATCCTTTGTCTCATATATCAGACTGGAAAATGGCACCTTCATAATG GGTGAGAGCTTGAGTACGTACCACATGAAAACTTCTGTTAGAACTATTCCGGCTTCAGAAGCCAATGCGGGCTATTTCACCCCCTACCAATCCAG CTTTTGTCTGGACAGCTCTTTAAATAGGACCAAGGCCAGAGGAAAGATTCTTATTTGCCGCCGTACTGGAGGCTCCTCTGAATCTCGCCTATCAACGAGTATGATTGTTAAGGAAGCTGGTGCAGCTGGGATGATTCTCATTGATGAGATGGGGGATCATGTTGCTACTCACTTTGCTGTTCCTGGAACTGCTGTTGGGAAAGAAATGGGTGACAAAATTCTTTCTTACATCAAGAGTACGAG GCATGCCAGTACAAAGATCTTGCCAGCAAAGACGATCATAAGGTTGAGATATGGACCACGGGTAGCAGCATTCTCTTCAAGAGGTCCAAGTTCATTAACACCTGAGATTCTCAAG CCGGATGTCGCTGCTCCTGGGCTGAACATCTTGGCAGCTTGGTCTCCTGCTAAGAAGAACATGCACTTCAATATTCTATCAGGAACTTCCATGGCATGTCCTCATGTCACAGGAATAGCGGCACTAGTCAAAAGTGTATATCCATCATGGAATCCTTCAGCCATCAAATCAGCAATCATGACAACAG CAACTGTACTGGATAAGAAAAGAAGAACCATAGCCACGGACCCTGATGGAAAGGCTGCAACCCCCTTCGACTTCGGCTCGGGTTTCATGGATCCCATCAAAGCTCTGAACCCAGGGGTCATATTTGATGCACAACCTGAAGATTACAGGTCATTCTTATGTGCTATAAGCCATGACGACCACTCCTTGCATCTAATAACCGGAGACAACGGTACCTGCACCCACAGAACCTCCTCTTCTGCTACTGCTCTGAACTACCCATCAATTACCATACCACACCTGAAGAGGAGCTACTCAGTTACTCGAACTATGACAAATGTGGGCAATCCAAGGAGCATTTACCGTGCTGTGGTGTCTGCTCCTCGAGGCATCAACGTAACAGTGACACCAGAAGTTTTAAACTTTGAGAACTACGGTGCAAAGAAGACTTTCACAGTTAGCTTCCATGTGAATGTGCCTCCTCGAGGTTATGTTTTCGGCTCTTTATCTTGGCATGGAAACGGAAGAGGTGCTCATCTGACGATGCCCTTGGTAGTGAAAGTTCAAACTTCTGACAAGGCTTGA